The Pimelobacter simplex genomic sequence GGCAAGTCCGTTCCGAAGCGTGGGGCGGCGCTCGACCTGGCCGGTCTGTCCCTCCCCGAGCTGACCGATGCCCGCCGCCGGGTGCTCGACGCGCTGGTGACGCTGTGCCGCGACGACGCCACCAAGGCGGCCGCGGTGCTCGGCCTGTCCGCGGGCCAGCTCGACCTCGTCGACCGCAACGCCGACCTGCCGGACGCACCGACCGCGCGGGCCGACCGGATCTACACCGGCGTCCTGTACGACGCCCTCGACGTCGCGACGCTGTCGGCCGCGGCCAAGCGCCGTACGGCGACGCGGGTGGCGGTGGCCTCCAGCCTGTTCGGGATGGTGCGCTTCGGCGACCGGATCCCGTCGTACCGGCTCTCGGGGGACGCCTCGCTCCCCGACCTCGGCCCGGTCGCCGCGACCTGGCGCGAGGCACTGCCGCCGGTGATGACCGCCGCCCTCGGCCGCGGGCTGCTGGTCGACCTGCGCTCGGGGATGTACGCCAACTTCTGGAAGCCCGGCCCCGAGCTCGCCCCGCGGGTGGCGACCGTGCGCGTGCTGCACGAGCACCAGGGCACCCGCAAGGTGGTCAGCCACTTCAACAAGGCGACCAAGGGCCGGATCGTCCGGGCCCTGCTCGAGGACGGCGCCGACCCGCGCACGCCTGCGGCGCTCGCCGAGGTGCTGGAGCGGCTGGGGTGGGTCGTCGAGGTGGGC encodes the following:
- the yaaA gene encoding peroxide stress protein YaaA; protein product: MLILLPPSEGKSVPKRGAALDLAGLSLPELTDARRRVLDALVTLCRDDATKAAAVLGLSAGQLDLVDRNADLPDAPTARADRIYTGVLYDALDVATLSAAAKRRTATRVAVASSLFGMVRFGDRIPSYRLSGDASLPDLGPVAATWREALPPVMTAALGRGLLVDLRSGMYANFWKPGPELAPRVATVRVLHEHQGTRKVVSHFNKATKGRIVRALLEDGADPRTPAALAEVLERLGWVVEVGAPGKNGTQLDVVVSEL